The stretch of DNA CACCGCGATGAACTCGCATGTGACCGCCAGTTCGTCTTACGAAACGGGCAATGGTCCATTGAAAATAAATAACGCACAGTAGGCGCACGGCAGGAACCATGGGAAAGAACGTCGTCGTAATCGGAACGCAGTGGGGAGATGAAGGCAAGGGCAAGGTGGTCGATTGGCTCACCGATCATGCCGACGTCGTGGTGCGCTTTCAAGGTGGCCACAACGCCGGGCATACGCTGGTCATTGGCGGGCAGAAGACCGTACTGCACCTGATTCCATCGGGCATCTTGCGTCCCGGCGTAGCGTGCGTCATCGGTAACGGCGTGGTGCTGTCTCCCGAGGCCTTGATCGAGGAACTTACCACCTTGGAACAGGCGAACGTGGAAGTGAGCGGGCGCGTGACCATCAGCGAGGCTTGCCCCTTGATCTTGCCTTATCACGCCGTGCTCGACCGCGCGCGCGAAGCGGCCAAGGGCGAAGCCAAGATCGGCACCACGGGCCGCGGCATAGGCCCGGCTTACGAGGACAAGGTGGCGCGGCGCGCCATTCGTGTGCAGGATCTATTTCACCGCGAGCGCTTGGCGGCGAAGCTGGGAGAAGTGCTCGATTATCACAACTTCGTGCTGCAACGCTATTTTCACGCCGAGCCCGTGGATTTTCATAAGACCCTGGAAGAAACGCTTGGGTTCGTGGAGCGGCTGCGCCCCATGGTGGGAGATGTATCGAGTCTGTTGCACGAAGCCCAGCGCCAAGGCAAGCGCCTGTTGTTCGAGGGCGCGCAAGGCACGCTGCTGGACGTGGATCACGGCACCTATCCCTACGTGACTTCCAGTAATTGCGTGGCGGGCGCGGCGGCAGCGGGCTGCGGCGTGGGGCCGCAAGCGTTGCACTACGTGCTGGGCATCACGAAGGCTTACACCACGCGCGTGGGTTCCGGGCCGTTCCCGACGGAACTCGACGATGCCATCGGCACGCAAATTCGCGTGCGCGGCAAGGAGTTCGGCGCCACCACCGGGCGGCCGCGGCGTTGCGGGTGGTTCGACGCGGCGGCACTTCGGCGCTCGATTCAAATCAACGGCGTGTCGGGCCTATGCGTGACCAAGCTGGACGTGCTCGACGGCATGGAAGCCTTGCGCATCGGTGTGGGCTACGAAGCCAACGGTAATACCTATCAATTGCCTCCCGTGGGCGCCGAAGCGCTGGAGGAATGCACACCCATTTACGAAGAGATTCCGGGTTGGACGGACAGCACCGTGGGGGTGAAGGAGTACAGCAAGCTCCCCGCGCCCGCGCGGCATTATCTGAAGCGCCTCGAAGAAGTGTGTGGCGTGCCCATCGACTTGATTTCCACCGGGCCGGACCGCGACGAGACCATCGTGATGCGCCATCCGTTTTCCTGATGGAAAACGGATCACGGACCACCTACCACGCACAACTATACTTCTGGTGCCGAGAAGAGGACTCGAACCTCCACAGTGTTGCCACCGCCAGGACCTGAACCTGGTGCGTCTACCAATTTCGCCATCTCGGCATGGGGGCGCAAAATTAAAGCCTCGAAGGGGGTTTGTCAAACCCGATTTCGCCCGGCTACCCATTTATTTCAACTATTCAAGAGACCCATACCATTAACAGCGAACGACTGAAGAAGTCCTCCCTAAGAAAAAAAGATCCCTTTCTCGGCCGCGAGAAAGACCGTTATGAATCGCCGCTGCCCAGCCGCGAGTTCATCCTGCAAATACTGACCGACGAGGGCGTGCCCCTGCAAGCCTCGGAGCTTGAGGAGAAACTCTCCATTACGGGGGCCGAACAAATTCATTTCAGCCGCCGCCTGCAGGCCATGGAGCGCGACGGGCAAATCATGCGCAACCGGCGCGGCGCGCTGTGCGTGGTCGAAAAGCTCGGCTTTATTCACGGCCGGGTGATCGGCCATCGCGATGGCTTCGGTTTCATCGTCCCGGACAATGGCGGCGAGGATCTCTATTTGAGCCCCTGGGAAATGAGCAAGGTGCTCCACGGGGATCAGGTCGTGGCTCGAGAAGTATCCGGCAAGCAAGGCAAACGCGAGGCCTCGATCGTGGAAGTGGGTTTGCGAGCCAACGCCACGGTGGTCGGGCGTTTGCACCACGAACGCGGAATTCACTTCGTGGTACCGGAGGACCGCCGCATCAATCATGATTTACTGATTCCGCCCGAGGGAGTGGGGGAAGCCAAGCCTGGCGAAGTGGTGGTGGTGGAGATCCTCCAGCAGCCCGAAGCGCACGTCAAACCCGTGGGGCGCATCGTGGAGGTGGTGGGTCACGCCACGGATCCTGGTATTGAGATCGAAATCGCTCTACGCAAGCACAATCTGCCCTTCGAGTTTTCCGCCGAGGTGGAGCAACTTACGAAAAAGTACGGCAAGACCATTAGCAAGAAGGAAATCGGCACACGCGAGGATTTGCGTGAGCTGCCCCTGGTGACCATCGATGGCGAGAATGCGCGCGATTTCGATGACGCCGTTTTCTGCGAACCCGCCGGCAAGGGGTTTCGTCTCATCGTCGCCATCGCCGATGTGAGTCACTACGTCAAGGACAAGGACGCGCTGGACGAGGAAGCGCGCGAGCGTGGCACTTCGGTCTACTTCCCGCGCCGCGTAATTCCCATGCTGCCCGAGGTGTTGTCCAACGAGTTGTGTTCCCTCAAGCCCAACGAAGACCGTTTGTGCCTCGCTTGCGAAATGGCCATCAACAAGAAAGGAACGATCGAGAATTACCGCTTCTTTCAAGGTGTGATGCGCTCCCACGCGCGCCTCACCTATACGGAAGTCGCGGCGCGCTTGGAGGATGACGCGGACCGGGCATTGCAACCCCAGCTACGCCATCTGCGTTCCGTGTTCGAGGCGTTGCTCGATGCGAGATTGAAGCGCGGCGCCATCGATCTGGACAGCACTGAAACCGAAATCGAGTTCGACGACAAGGGCCGCATCCAGGCCATCCATCCGCTGGAACGCAATGTGGCCCACCGTCTGATCGAGGAATGCATGCTGGCGGCCAATACCAGCACCGCGGAGTTTCTGGAAAAGGCGGAGCAACCGCTGCTCTACCGAGTGCATGAAGGGCCCACCGAGGAAAAGCTGGAAGATCTGCGCGGAGTTTTGGCGGAGTTCGGCATCGATCTAACCGGCGGCAAGAAGCCCAAGCCGAAGGATTTTGCCCGCGCGCTGGACAAGGTGCGTAGCCGCCCCGAAGGCGGTTTCCTGCAAACGGTTACGCTGCGCTCCCTCAAGCAGGCGCGCTACACTCCGGAGAATCTTGGCCACTTCGGATTGGCCTATGAGCGCTACACGCACTTTACCTCGCCCATCCGGCGCTACCCCGATCTGCTCGTGCATCGCGCCATCAAGGCCGTGATCGCCGGCGAAACTT from Betaproteobacteria bacterium encodes:
- a CDS encoding adenylosuccinate synthase produces the protein MGKNVVVIGTQWGDEGKGKVVDWLTDHADVVVRFQGGHNAGHTLVIGGQKTVLHLIPSGILRPGVACVIGNGVVLSPEALIEELTTLEQANVEVSGRVTISEACPLILPYHAVLDRAREAAKGEAKIGTTGRGIGPAYEDKVARRAIRVQDLFHRERLAAKLGEVLDYHNFVLQRYFHAEPVDFHKTLEETLGFVERLRPMVGDVSSLLHEAQRQGKRLLFEGAQGTLLDVDHGTYPYVTSSNCVAGAAAAGCGVGPQALHYVLGITKAYTTRVGSGPFPTELDDAIGTQIRVRGKEFGATTGRPRRCGWFDAAALRRSIQINGVSGLCVTKLDVLDGMEALRIGVGYEANGNTYQLPPVGAEALEECTPIYEEIPGWTDSTVGVKEYSKLPAPARHYLKRLEEVCGVPIDLISTGPDRDETIVMRHPFS
- the rnr gene encoding ribonuclease R, with protein sequence MQETHTINSERLKKSSLRKKDPFLGREKDRYESPLPSREFILQILTDEGVPLQASELEEKLSITGAEQIHFSRRLQAMERDGQIMRNRRGALCVVEKLGFIHGRVIGHRDGFGFIVPDNGGEDLYLSPWEMSKVLHGDQVVAREVSGKQGKREASIVEVGLRANATVVGRLHHERGIHFVVPEDRRINHDLLIPPEGVGEAKPGEVVVVEILQQPEAHVKPVGRIVEVVGHATDPGIEIEIALRKHNLPFEFSAEVEQLTKKYGKTISKKEIGTREDLRELPLVTIDGENARDFDDAVFCEPAGKGFRLIVAIADVSHYVKDKDALDEEARERGTSVYFPRRVIPMLPEVLSNELCSLKPNEDRLCLACEMAINKKGTIENYRFFQGVMRSHARLTYTEVAARLEDDADRALQPQLRHLRSVFEALLDARLKRGAIDLDSTETEIEFDDKGRIQAIHPLERNVAHRLIEECMLAANTSTAEFLEKAEQPLLYRVHEGPTEEKLEDLRGVLAEFGIDLTGGKKPKPKDFARALDKVRSRPEGGFLQTVTLRSLKQARYTPENLGHFGLAYERYTHFTSPIRRYPDLLVHRAIKAVIAGETYQAGDWRQLGVQCSEHERRAAEAEREVVGWLKCFYMQDKVGEVFPGMVSGVSNFGVFVTLDASRVDGLVHVSELGRDYFRFDAARHVLLGERTGKSYRLGDRIRVKLVRVDLDTSRLDFVLGDSA